In Thiofilum sp., the genomic window GTCATAGTCTAGAGCAAGTAATTCAAGTTTGTAATCGCATTATTAAAAATGAATTTAAAGCTCATAGTGTCGTATTTCGTTTAATTGGGCAGGGGCAAGCACAAGAGGGTTTGAACTTTATTAGCCCTGAAGATCGAGCTTTAAAACAACTCTCGCATCTCTTTACCAAGCGTCAACCGGTATGCGGACGTTTAAGACCTAAGCAACAAGAGTTTTTATTCGGTACACAAGGAGCGGTTATTAAGTCAGCCGTATTAATACCCCTGTTTTCCCAATATGAATTAGGGGTTTTAGCTTTGGGGAGCGATGATGAAGGGCGCTTCTATCCCGGTATGGGAACTTTATTTATTAATCAACTAGGAGCTTTGGTATCGAGTGCCTTAGCGCGTCATGTCACACCCGTACCGCTTAGCTCAGTTGAGTCTACAGGACATTAAAGGTGTCAGTGATTCCTGATGAGTACCTACGTTATCTTAAGACTGAAAAGCGTTATGCGGTTTTAACCGTTAATGCTTATTGTATTGACCTTAATGAGTTTTTTAACTGGTTAGCTGAGCGGCGCATTGACTATATCAAAGTCCAGCCGGATCAGGTTAGACAATGGTCAGCTCATCTGCATCGAGGTGGATTAGATGGACGTAGTATTCAACGTAAACTCTCCTCCTTACGCCGCTTTTATCATTTCCTCTTACGTGAGCATCAAGTTAAGTTTAATCCTGCTATTGATATTCGTGCACCACGCTTTACCCTCAAGCTGCCAGCTACATTAACCGTTGACACTATTAATAACTTTCTAGATGTGCCCTCACACTCTTGGTTAGAAACGCGTGATTTGGCGATGATGGAGTTATTTTATTCTTCGGGTTTGCGCCTATCCGAGTTAGTGAGTGTGAATGTGCAAGATATTGATTGGTACACGCATCAAGTCAAAGTTTTAGGTAAGGGTAGTAAAGAAAGGATTGTTCCCATAGGCAGTAAAGCGATGCTTGCTTTGGAAAAGTGGCTACCGCTACGCTTAGGCTTAGTGGATGAAACAGAAGATGCGTTGTTTTTGAGCCAACGCGCTAAGCGTATTAATCCCCGTACTGTGCAAGTACGGCTAAAAGTCTGGCAGAAAAAACATACCCTGACGCAAAGGTTGCATCCGCATAAATTACGTCATTCGTTTGCCAGCCACATTCTGGAATCATCAGGTGATCTGAGGGCAGTGCAAGAGTTATTGGGACACTCGAATATTATTACTACCCAAATATATACGCACTTAGATTATCAGTCACTGGCTCAGGCGTATGACAATGCCCATCCTCGAGCACGTAAACGCCGTGAGCCAACCGATACAGATAGTTCGTCTTAACGCTGATTAGGGCGTGGACGATAGCCTAACATCATGGCTATATCGATATGATTACCATCAACCGCCATTTGCATCGGGGTTTTATTACCACGATCATTGGTGCGCATATGGGGAATAGCGCCCATTCTTAATAAATAACGTACCGCTTCACTGTGACCAAAGCGTGCTGCATGATGCAGCGGAGTCCAGCCTTTGGAGGTGCGGGCATTAACATTGCCACCGTGATTCGCCAAATAAATCAGTGGTTCTAAATGACCACGCGAAGCCGCCGCATGTAGCGCGGTTTCTCCAAAGCGCGTACCAAAACTAGGATCAGCACCTTGCTCGACTAAAGCCCGAATCCGTCCGGTATTGCCACCTAATGCGGCTAGCCATAGCTCCTCATTCTGATCACGTTGATTTTGCGCGGAATTAACCGGAGCATCAGTAGCAAATAACTCCATTGAGTCATTGCCTGCGGAACCATTGTTGGTTCCGGGGGCAGCTTGTAAGGGTAAGGTAGTGGCTAACAGGACAAATCCAAAAGCCAAGATCGTAGATTTCATAGCATCCATTCACTCTATGGGGGTTGTGAGAATGGATTTACCCGTTAACAGCGTTTAATTGGGGCTTTCGTAAAATACATACGAAGTAGAGTAATCGCTGATTTCAAAGTAAACCCGTTTTTCACCAGCATCAGCTACACCATTAAGATTGGCATCTAAGACACCATAGCCAAACCGATAGGGACGATCAGAATTGCTAGTAGTGCCGCTGGCGGTAGTTAGTTTATCAACTTTCAGGAAGCGTTTTGCTAATTTATCAGCAGCGTATACCTCTAAAACCCCATTAGTACCCGTCCAGTTTTGAATGGATCGACCAATTTGGTTTTGGGTCTCTTGAGTACACGCTGATAGTAGACCTAATGTGACTAATAGTGCGGCTGCTAGTTTAGTACCTTGCATGAAATTCTCCTTAGATTAAATCGAATCTGAGTATTGTTTGATGGCAGGACAGGACTAGAAAGGGCCCTTGTGCTGCTGAGCAATACTTCAAATCCTCTGTACACGACAATTCGCTTAACTCATTGAATCTTTTTCAAAAGAAAATCGCCTGAGTTTCATCCGTCCATCCTCGATCGCCATGAATTGTGGTGGACAAAGGAACAGAAGCAGCAGCCTAAGCCTATCCACTTTTTCCCGTACCCTTCCATTCAATAAATCGGTCAAGTAGTCCAAGCCGTAACGGAAGACACTTTGCTCTTTGCGTCCATGTTTTTTCGTCTTCAAAGGCTTGACGGCTTTTTCCTTCCATTCGCCGACTTTGTGCGCCCAACAGAAGCCAATGGCAAGCAACGCCATCATCTTTTTGATGCGAGGGGGTTTGGTGAAGTGAGTGGCTTCCATGTGAAAACCACGCCCTTTCAAGCATTGGAACAGGTTTTCAATTTCCCAACGTAGCCGATAAGTGCCAATGGGATCAGCCGTGTAGTGGTTGCTGGCGATAATCAACAACTCACCACTGGGCAGCTTTGAGCCACTGAGCCAAACCCATTCCCCGCTAACGTCGCGACGGTGACGGAGAACGCGCCGTTTACCCGGCTTGAGGTTGGCAAACAGCGAGCGGACATGCGCCTCTTTTTTGTGTTTGTCGGTCATCAACTGATTACCCTTGATACGAATCAAGTAGGGAATCTCTTTGGAAGACAACCACTTCCACCATTGACCACCAATAAACTCACGGTCAGCCAACACACCCAAGATGTTGTTGCGCCCGAATTGGCTGATAAATCGTTGCAGCAGGGCAATACGTTCACGTTGGTTAGAATTACCGCGTTTGTTCAACACCATCCAGTAAACGGGGATAGCCGCACCTTGGTAAACAACCGCCAAAGTCAGGAGATTGAGGTTGGATTTGCCCCATTTCCAGTTGGTTCTGTCGAGTGTGAGGTAGTATTGTTGACCACTAAAGGCGAACATTCCCATAAGAAAATGGGCAATGTCATTGTAATTAAAGAACACTTGGCTAAAAAAGCGTTGCATCCGTCGATAGCGGGAACCAATGTCGGTGTCAGAATCTATGTGTACCGCCAACAACGCCAAATTCATTTGTCGCGCACTCAGCAAAGTATGCAGCATTCCCACAAAACAATCCAAACGGGGCTTGCCCCAACTCAAGTGGGCTTTTAAACTGTCACGTAGTCCATCGCTCAGATCCATTTTGCTCTCCTGTGTGGTAACTAGAGAGTAAAACATAGGAGCGGTGGACTTTCACCATCTCCATGACAAACATGCTAAATCAATAAGTTAGTGGTTTTGTCGTGTACAGAGCTTCAAATCATACTGTGGTTATAAAATTGACGGGCAATCCGTCCACTCTTATCACCACGTTCGGTTGCAAAGCGCAATGCTTCCTCGTGTAATGTATTGGGATCAATACCGCGCCCTTTAAATAAACGATCTACTATTTGTAAGTAAACGGCTTCATCCATAGGCGCAAAGTTGAGGGTTAAGCCAAACCGATCCGCTAATGATAAACGCTCATCTTGGGCTTCGTCACATTTACCCGTGAGATTAGCAGTTACCCCTGTATTGGACATGAGATAACGCCGATTAGAGGTGGCATAAATCAGAATATTTGCGGGTGGTTTCTCTAGGTTACCCTCCATCATGCCTTTGAGTTGCCGATGATCACATTGCCCATCATCAAAAGATAAGTCATCACAAAAGACTATAAATTTATGTTGGTTATCATGTAGATCATCGGTAATGTCTTGGAGTAGGTGTAAATCATCCCTAGGAATTTGAATCATGCGTAGACCATAAACATGATAACGAGTCAGTACCGCCTTGATTAAGGATGATTTCCCCACACCCCGCGCTCCCCAAAGCAACACATGATTACTGGCTTTACCGCGTAAGAAATTTTCGGTGTTTTTATAAATAGCATTCTTTTGTTCTTCTATTCCTAATAGGCTTTCAGGGTCTACTAAATCTACATTGACTATGGGTTTTAAATAATGACGATTAGAACGCCACACGGCTGCCACGGTAGAGCGCCAATCAATGCCTGTTTTGCCAAATGCCATATTAGTTTCCGCTATTAATTAGGGTTTAAGTCATGCCTGTCGTGGAGCGCTAGCACAGGACTTAAACGAGTGGGTGGGATGTGTTATTTTCAGTTGGTATACAGTTTAAAACGAAGCTGAGTTTTTTTCATGCGCCAAATGCATTAAATGGCATCGATCTGTGCTCTTAATTTGAGACCTTGCGTTGCAGTGTATACCAAGCTAGACCGAAGTATTCATGCAAAGCGAGCACACTGCGCTCTAAAGCGCTAGATTGCGGTGTCCAATTAGTCAAACCATAGTGCCAAGCAATACTTCCGCCAAACGAACAAGATGCAGGAATATAGTTTACCTCACGCTTTTGAAAGGCTAATAAGGAGCGTGGCATATGCCAGCTTTGCGTCACCAGCCACGCAGACTTGATTTCAGCGTTTGCTAAGATTTGATCGGTGAACTCGGCATTTTGTAGCGTGGTATGGCTTTGGGTTTCTACCCAGCGCACAGGGACTTTAAATTCGTTCTCCAGCACTGAGCGCATCATTTCGGCTTCACTCAGTTTTTCGGGTTGAGGCGAGCCACCGCTAATTAAAATCGGTAATTGAGTTTCACGATGCAAGAGTGCGGCATAGCGCAAACGCTCTAATCCCGTATTGCTACTGGTTTCACCGCCATATTCCGATGCAAGCTCATTACGCCCCGCGCCTAAGACCACAATGGCTTCGGGGAGTGGTGTGGTTTTCCATAACTCCGCTTGGGCGGGATAACGGTTTTGTAGATCGCGTAACAACCACGCGGAAGTAGCAGGTGTCGCAAGTAGTATGATTTGCAGCCAGCCTAGCACGACTAAAGTCACTGCTAGGCGTGGACGTTTGAATAACCACAGCAATAAAGCCATGAGGGTAATCAAAAGCAGATTACCCGGTGGCAAGATTAAAAACTCAAAAGAGCGTACCCAAAGAATCGACATAAAGGATAGGTACTAATTAATCACATGGGCGGCTTGTTGGTCGGCATGATAAGACGAGCGCACCATAGGGCCACTCGCCACATGCGAGAACCCCATTTCCATCCCTAAACGAGCGAGTTCAGCAAATTCGTCAGGATGTACAAAGCGCACGACAGGTAAATGATCACGGCTGGGTTGTAAATATTGCCCTAAAGTCAACATATCACAGTTATGAGCACGTAAATCGCGCATCACGGCTAGTACTTCATCCATTTCCTCACCTAAGCCCAGCATTAAACCGGATTTAGTCGGTACATGAGGAAATAAGGCTTTGAATTCCTTAATCAGCGTCAAGGAGTATTGATAATCTGAGCCCGGACGAGCCTTTTTGTATAAACGCGGTACTGTTTCGAGATTATGATTAAACACATCAGGAGGTGCTTTTTTCATAATATCTAAGGCTATCTCCATCCGTCCGCGAAAGTCTGGGGTCAGAATCTCGATTTGAATAGTCGGAGAGAGGGCGCGGGTCTGCTCAATACACTTCACAAAATGCTCAGCACCCCCATCGCGTAAGTCATCACGATCTACCGAGGTAATCACCACATAGCGTAAGCCCATCGCTTTAATGGTTTGCGCCATATTCAGGGGTTCGTCTTCATCTAGCGGTTGGGGGCGACCGTGAGCCACATCACAAAACGGGCAACGACGGGTGCAAATATCGCCCATAATCATAAAAGTCGCTGTGCCTTTGGTGAAGCACTCACCCAAGTTGGGGCAAGCCGCTTCCTCGCACACGGTATGCAGCTTTTGCTCACGTAAAATTTGCTTAAGATTTCTGACTTGCGGACTAGTGGGGGCTTGGGCTTTGATCCAACTAGGCTTGCGTTTAAATTCGGTGGTAGGCTCGACTTTAATGGGAATACGCGAGACTTTATCGGCGCCGCGTTGTTTGACGCCTACTTCTTTGGTTGACATATCCTAGGTATCTCACTCTGGTGAAGGCGTCATTATAGGCGCAATTGTGAGTTAGTTGCACGATTTGCGCTAAGTACTAGGGACAAGTAATCAACATTCAATCACATTTACCGCTAAGCCACCGCGTGCCGTTTCCTTATATTTAGTTTTCATATCCGCTCCGGTGTCACGCATAGTTTTAATCACTTTATCGAGTGAGACAAAATGACTACCATCACCACGTAATGCCATGCGTGCGGCATTAATCGCTTTCACCGCGCCCATCGCATTACGTTCAATACAAGGTACTTGCACTAAACCACCAATCGGGTCACAGGTAAGCCCCAGATTATGCTCCATACCGATTTCAGCCGCATTTTCGACTTGGGCGGGAGTGCCTCCCAATACCTCAGTTAAAGCGCCCGCAGCCATTGAGCAAGCGGCTCCCACCTCGCCCTGACAACCTACTTCTGCACCGGAAATCGAGGCATTTTCCTTGTATAAAATGGCAATCGCGCCTGCGGTGAGTAGAAAACGCATCACGCCTTCCTCATTCGCGCCGTGAATAAATTTGGTGTAATAGTGCAATACGGCGGGAATGACACCTGCTGCTCCATTGGTCGGCGCTGTTACCACACGTCCGCCAGCGGCATTTTCCTCATTCACGGCTAGTGCAAATAGATTGACCCAATCCATAGTCCCTAAGGGAGCGTTATGTAAGTTGGTATCGAGTTGCAGTTGGCGATAGAGCAAGGGAGCGCGGCGTTTGACCTTTAAGCCGCCGGGGAGAATACCCTCGGTATGACAACCTGTATGAACACACTCCTGCATTACTGCCCAAATTTTGAGTAGTTCGGCACGAGTTACAGCCTCATCACGCCAGCTTTTTTCATTAGCCAACATCAAGGAGCTGATACATAAACCTGTGTCATGGCAGAGCTTGAGTAGTTCGCGTCCGGTTTTAAACGGGTAGGGGAGTACGGTTTGATCCTCAACAATGCGCTCTACACCCTGTGCGTCGGGATTCACCACAAAGCCGCCACCGACCGAGTAATAGGTGTTGGTTTTGAGCAGGGTTTCATCAGCATAGGCATAAAAAATCATCCCATTGGCATGATAGGGTAGGGCTTGGCGCTTAAATAAAATCAGGTCGGTGTCCGTATTAAAGGCTATGGGTTGGCGTTGCAGGAGTTTGAGCGTGTGAGTGGTTTGAATCATAGCGACGCGTTGGGCTAGGGTTTTGGTGTCGATGGTGGCGGGATCATCGCCTTCTAAGCCCATGAGTACTGCTTTATCCGAGCCGTGTCCTTTGCCTGTTGCGCCGAGGGAGCCATAGAGTTCGACTTTGATACGGATGGTTTGAGTAAGTAAGCCTTCACGCTCTAAGCCCTGAGCAAACCATAAAGCGGCTCGCATCGGGCCTACGGTATGGGAGCTGGACGGTCCAACACCGATTTTAAAAATATCCAGTACACTGATAGCCATAAGTACTCCTGAACGTTTTGAGGTAGGGGTAAACCTATGTGTTTACCCTCTTTATAGGTGTGTAGAGTACCTGCGGATAAGAGGGTAAATACGTAGGTTTACCCCTACAAGGATACTGCGTTGGATTAATGAGTACGAATTCACTATAAAAGCGATTGGGTTTGAGTTGTTATTTCAGATATTCAATACTAGACTGGTCAGATAACCAGTCATTAGAGGGTTTTTAGGATGCAAACATGGGCAGTACAAGACGCGAAGGCGCGGTTTAGTGAGTTTTTGGATGCGTGTTTGGCACAAGGACCGCAAATGGTGAGTCGACGGGGTACTGAGGCAGCGGTACTGGTTCCCGTAGAATTGTGGCGACGTTTGCAAATTACGTCTAAGCCTTCATTGAAGGACTTATTATTATCCGATAAAGGTCGCGGTGATTTGGTATTGCCACCACGCGGACAGGCACGTCGTCGACCCGTTCAAGAGGTTTTGTAAAATGTATCTTTTGGATACTAATGTAGTTTCTGAATTACGCAGAAAAAAACCTCATGGGGCTGTTTTGGCATGGCTGGAGTCAGTCGATGATAAGGATTTGTATTTGTCAACGGTGACATTGGCTGAAATTCAGGCGGGTATCGAGTTGACTCGTGACCAAAACCCTGAAAGAGCGGAGGAGTTAGAGGAATGGTTGGATGCGGTAGCAGCGACTTATAATATTTTGGTATTGGATGGTGTGGCTTTTAGGGCATGGGCAAGGCTGATGCATAAAAAATCAGATACCTTATATGAGGATGCGATGATTGCAGCCATTGCCCAAGTACATAAACTGACAGTAGTTACTAGAAATGTAACGGATTTTGAGTCTTTTGATGTCAAGTTATTCAATCCGTTTGAATATAAGGGGTAATTTTGACGTGAACCCCTTATATTGTTTAAACGCTTGTAAAGTTAGGCTGCGGCTTTCATAGGAATAATGGGGTATAGCCCTTTTTCTTTGGCTTCTAGTATAACAATTTGCACAATGTTGTTGTCTTTGTCGTAGCTAATATTGATATTCCAGCCTTGCGAAACTTCTCGAACAATAGGGTTGTTGCTAAAGCGCTGTACTAGAATATCATCATCTTCGTAGTATTTAATGTTCGCCGTTTAAAAAATTTTTAGTGAATATCATAAATTTAACAATCAACCAAAATTGATAGAGCGGCTGTTTATCAAGCAAGAACTATATTTACGTTAAACCTTTTGCCATTAATTTCTTGTGTAGAGGAAAGTTTTTCAAAAGCTTCTGCATCTCTTAGGTCAGCAGAGTTATATATTAAGTAAATTAAACTCTTTAGTGGAGACCATTGAGCATATAAAACTAAATCTTGTGAATATTCCTCAAACAGACGCTTTTGATCTTCGGGCTTAGATACATACTTAATTTCAATAAGTACCCCTAGCTCCTCTATTGATATATCTACTCTACTAGACTTTGCTCCAGCAACTTTGGGTAATGTATCCTCCTGAACCGAATATTTTAAATAACCTCTAAGCAAAGCATGTAATAAATCTTGGACATCATATTCATCAGAAATTGTATAACCCGACTTTCCTACGCGAGAGCGTATTGCTAAAACACGCGCTGCTTGTGGAAGTCTTTTGCAAAGTTGCTCGATTAACTTTATATCTGGCTCAAGATTTGCTTCTTGTACCCCTGAGAATAATAGATCATATGTATAATCTGTTCCTTTATCTACGGGTAGCAAACTACGATTTGTAACATAGTCTCCTATGCCTTGTTCTGCCATGCGTTGATTATGGGATTCGACATAAAACAAGCGATTGTATTCAGTATGACTTATTTTAATAGACTCAACGGCGTCACTAGAGCGAATTAACCTGCCTGATATGGTAAATGTTTTTCCCAACTTCCATGGATTAATGATTTTTTGTTCTAATTCTTGAAAGGTAAGATCATTAACAATGGAGTATTCTTGTTGATTAACAAACTTTACAGCACAGTGCCAAAATTTTTCAGGAAATAATATAGAGTTAGTGGTCATAGTAGGAGTATTTACTCAAATAGTTAGCCTACTAACTATACTATCTCCTTACTAAAGATCACAGTAAGTTTTATTTGTTTTATTAGAAAGCACCTTACTGATTATTTATTCTGGTCACCCCCCCCCATCCCTAGTACAATCCCCCTTCACATTTTTTAACACCTCTCGATCTGCAATCGGGTTTAGGAGTCACCATGAAAAAGCCAGAATTACTCGCGCCTGCGGGTAGTCTCAAAATGATGCGCTATGCGCTCGCCTACGGAGCCGATGCGGTCTACGCCGGACAGCCGCGCTATAGCCTTCGAGTACGCAATAATGATTTCCAAAACGACGTACTCGCGCAGGGCATTAACGAAGCGCACGCAATGGGCAAACAGTTTTTCGTCGCCGCGAATACCATGCCGCACAATAGTAAAGTCAAAACCTTCATTCGTGACCTCGAACCTGTAGTCCAAATGAAACCGGATGCCTTTATTATGGCCGATCCGGGGCTAATTATGATGGCACGCGAAACATGGCCAGATTTAACGATTCATTTATCGGTACAAATGAATACGGTTAATTATGCCAGCGTGAAGTTTTGGCAAAAAATGGGAGTAAAACGCATTATATTATCGCGTGAATTATCTCTGGATGAAATTGCTGAAATTCGCCAAGAGTGTCCTGAAATGGAATTAGAAGTATTTGTGCACGGTGCACTCTGTATTGCTTATTCTGGGCGTTGTTTATTGTCTGGTTATTTTAATCACCGCGATCCCAATCAAGGAACTTGTACTAACTCCTGCCGTTGGGATTATAAAACGACGGCGGCGGCTGAAACCCCCGATGGTACTTATGTCCCTACTGAAGCCATTTTATCTATGGATGCCTTTAATCAAATGGCGAGTACTGCCGATTGTGGTAATCAACAACGTCATCCATTAGCCGACCGCGTGTATTTCTTGGAAGAGGCGAATCGTCCGGGCGAGTTAATGCCTGTTATGGAGGATGAGCACGGTACTTATATTATGAACTCCAAGGATTTACGTGCCGTCGAGCATGTGCAGCGTTTATGCGAAATTGGCGTGGATAGTTTAAAAATCGAAGGGCGCACTAAATCACATTATTATGCCGCCCGTACTGCTCAAGCTTATCGTCAAGCGATTGATGATGCCGCTGAGGGTCGTCCATTTGATCCTAAGTTATT contains:
- a CDS encoding DUF484 family protein; protein product: MSGTRAPQANLSVEPQQVVEFLQQHPDFFTEHEVLLDQLVIPHPSTGNVVSLLERLVQRQRARQQQLEQQLETLVHAARGSERMVGGLHVLAVELLGCHSLEQVIQVCNRIIKNEFKAHSVVFRLIGQGQAQEGLNFISPEDRALKQLSHLFTKRQPVCGRLRPKQQEFLFGTQGAVIKSAVLIPLFSQYELGVLALGSDDEGRFYPGMGTLFINQLGALVSSALARHVTPVPLSSVESTGH
- a CDS encoding L-serine ammonia-lyase, which gives rise to MAISVLDIFKIGVGPSSSHTVGPMRAALWFAQGLEREGLLTQTIRIKVELYGSLGATGKGHGSDKAVLMGLEGDDPATIDTKTLAQRVAMIQTTHTLKLLQRQPIAFNTDTDLILFKRQALPYHANGMIFYAYADETLLKTNTYYSVGGGFVVNPDAQGVERIVEDQTVLPYPFKTGRELLKLCHDTGLCISSLMLANEKSWRDEAVTRAELLKIWAVMQECVHTGCHTEGILPGGLKVKRRAPLLYRQLQLDTNLHNAPLGTMDWVNLFALAVNEENAAGGRVVTAPTNGAAGVIPAVLHYYTKFIHGANEEGVMRFLLTAGAIAILYKENASISGAEVGCQGEVGAACSMAAGALTEVLGGTPAQVENAAEIGMEHNLGLTCDPIGGLVQVPCIERNAMGAVKAINAARMALRGDGSHFVSLDKVIKTMRDTGADMKTKYKETARGGLAVNVIEC
- a CDS encoding type II toxin-antitoxin system Phd/YefM family antitoxin, which codes for MQTWAVQDAKARFSEFLDACLAQGPQMVSRRGTEAAVLVPVELWRRLQITSKPSLKDLLLSDKGRGDLVLPPRGQARRRPVQEVL
- a CDS encoding IS4 family transposase, which codes for MDLSDGLRDSLKAHLSWGKPRLDCFVGMLHTLLSARQMNLALLAVHIDSDTDIGSRYRRMQRFFSQVFFNYNDIAHFLMGMFAFSGQQYYLTLDRTNWKWGKSNLNLLTLAVVYQGAAIPVYWMVLNKRGNSNQRERIALLQRFISQFGRNNILGVLADREFIGGQWWKWLSSKEIPYLIRIKGNQLMTDKHKKEAHVRSLFANLKPGKRRVLRHRRDVSGEWVWLSGSKLPSGELLIIASNHYTADPIGTYRLRWEIENLFQCLKGRGFHMEATHFTKPPRIKKMMALLAIGFCWAHKVGEWKEKAVKPLKTKKHGRKEQSVFRYGLDYLTDLLNGRVREKVDRLRLLLLFLCPPQFMAIEDGRMKLRRFSFEKDSMS
- the xerC gene encoding tyrosine recombinase XerC, coding for MSVIPDEYLRYLKTEKRYAVLTVNAYCIDLNEFFNWLAERRIDYIKVQPDQVRQWSAHLHRGGLDGRSIQRKLSSLRRFYHFLLREHQVKFNPAIDIRAPRFTLKLPATLTVDTINNFLDVPSHSWLETRDLAMMELFYSSGLRLSELVSVNVQDIDWYTHQVKVLGKGSKERIVPIGSKAMLALEKWLPLRLGLVDETEDALFLSQRAKRINPRTVQVRLKVWQKKHTLTQRLHPHKLRHSFASHILESSGDLRAVQELLGHSNIITTQIYTHLDYQSLAQAYDNAHPRARKRREPTDTDSSS
- a CDS encoding type II toxin-antitoxin system VapC family toxin, whose protein sequence is MYLLDTNVVSELRRKKPHGAVLAWLESVDDKDLYLSTVTLAEIQAGIELTRDQNPERAEELEEWLDAVAATYNILVLDGVAFRAWARLMHKKSDTLYEDAMIAAIAQVHKLTVVTRNVTDFESFDVKLFNPFEYKG
- the yegQ gene encoding tRNA 5-hydroxyuridine modification protein YegQ, giving the protein MKKPELLAPAGSLKMMRYALAYGADAVYAGQPRYSLRVRNNDFQNDVLAQGINEAHAMGKQFFVAANTMPHNSKVKTFIRDLEPVVQMKPDAFIMADPGLIMMARETWPDLTIHLSVQMNTVNYASVKFWQKMGVKRIILSRELSLDEIAEIRQECPEMELEVFVHGALCIAYSGRCLLSGYFNHRDPNQGTCTNSCRWDYKTTAAAETPDGTYVPTEAILSMDAFNQMASTADCGNQQRHPLADRVYFLEEANRPGELMPVMEDEHGTYIMNSKDLRAVEHVQRLCEIGVDSLKIEGRTKSHYYAARTAQAYRQAIDDAAEGRPFDPKLLGILENLANRGYTDGFYERHHTHEYQNYIHGSSQSHQQQFVGEMLSYDAASGWMDVEVKNRFGVGDRLELIIPDAQNREITVEALRNKRNEPIEVAPGSGHHVRIPVPDLKADKVLISRFL
- a CDS encoding YdcF family protein, which codes for MSILWVRSFEFLILPPGNLLLITLMALLLWLFKRPRLAVTLVVLGWLQIILLATPATSAWLLRDLQNRYPAQAELWKTTPLPEAIVVLGAGRNELASEYGGETSSNTGLERLRYAALLHRETQLPILISGGSPQPEKLSEAEMMRSVLENEFKVPVRWVETQSHTTLQNAEFTDQILANAEIKSAWLVTQSWHMPRSLLAFQKREVNYIPASCSFGGSIAWHYGLTNWTPQSSALERSVLALHEYFGLAWYTLQRKVSN
- the lipA gene encoding lipoyl synthase; amino-acid sequence: MSTKEVGVKQRGADKVSRIPIKVEPTTEFKRKPSWIKAQAPTSPQVRNLKQILREQKLHTVCEEAACPNLGECFTKGTATFMIMGDICTRRCPFCDVAHGRPQPLDEDEPLNMAQTIKAMGLRYVVITSVDRDDLRDGGAEHFVKCIEQTRALSPTIQIEILTPDFRGRMEIALDIMKKAPPDVFNHNLETVPRLYKKARPGSDYQYSLTLIKEFKALFPHVPTKSGLMLGLGEEMDEVLAVMRDLRAHNCDMLTLGQYLQPSRDHLPVVRFVHPDEFAELARLGMEMGFSHVASGPMVRSSYHADQQAAHVIN
- a CDS encoding ATP-binding protein: MAFGKTGIDWRSTVAAVWRSNRHYLKPIVNVDLVDPESLLGIEEQKNAIYKNTENFLRGKASNHVLLWGARGVGKSSLIKAVLTRYHVYGLRMIQIPRDDLHLLQDITDDLHDNQHKFIVFCDDLSFDDGQCDHRQLKGMMEGNLEKPPANILIYATSNRRYLMSNTGVTANLTGKCDEAQDERLSLADRFGLTLNFAPMDEAVYLQIVDRLFKGRGIDPNTLHEEALRFATERGDKSGRIARQFYNHSMI
- a CDS encoding DUF2283 domain-containing protein gives rise to the protein MKYYEDDDILVQRFSNNPIVREVSQGWNINISYDKDNNIVQIVILEAKEKGLYPIIPMKAAA
- a CDS encoding ankyrin repeat domain-containing protein; the encoded protein is MKSTILAFGFVLLATTLPLQAAPGTNNGSAGNDSMELFATDAPVNSAQNQRDQNEELWLAALGGNTGRIRALVEQGADPSFGTRFGETALHAAASRGHLEPLIYLANHGGNVNARTSKGWTPLHHAARFGHSEAVRYLLRMGAIPHMRTNDRGNKTPMQMAVDGNHIDIAMMLGYRPRPNQR